Proteins from one Penicillium digitatum chromosome 2, complete sequence genomic window:
- a CDS encoding SteA: MYPQPGASIPMAPPQKPETFMLSTEAQRSLPHDAQVALQQVDNLKYFLLSAPVDWQPDQLIRRFLLPTGDYVSCVYWSGLFHISGTDIVRCLAFRFQAFGRPVKNSKKFEEGIFSDLRNLKAGVDAVLEDPKSPFLDFLYKNNCIRTQKKQKVFYWYGVPHDRLFLDALERDLKREKMNQEATTVAVSEPAMSFEFDSSQSLYEQLTKSQQVNLNSFAAHASTTYGQPNSPVVRTVDAMPPPQMAPPAIPLMQEDPGNQMYSHPQMPLSNNLVQSIIKREQDYGPIQYDRHGMPIPRPHQRHSSMPTFYEYSPAPSFVSSQYEDYSNRGLSFEPVTPPQHSVGLGGEPAYIANEDTGLYTAIPDISSGPAYHPMMQLPPSNLASAHYQPAPRSFSANPYPVIEGSPTYKQRRRRSSIPQNSGVVTPSGATHVQSTTPGVQSVSYAAHRPSDLRRSVSSSVAPVAEGDGATQELARTYPSAMLPQKDLLHEMSRHGTPLQNLDQTTAQHPGSMAIQSNDLTSLPSSSAETVVQNSTGRSERSAPGPNRRARSATMMELGPYPTKAHSCPIPSCGRTFKRLEHLKRHVRTHTQERPYPCPYCSKAFSRSDNLAQHRRIHEAQQDGQTIIPTDEDLENDAHEFGSPREEMSPPVPAHPMISMPGMTSMAAPLSMPSALTGMPTSHMIAPQLLQQHI; the protein is encoded by the exons ATGTATCCTCAACCAGGTGCCTCAATCCCTATGGCACCACCACAAAAGCCCGAAACTTTCATGCTCTCGACCGAAGCACAACGAAGCCTACCTCACGATGCGCAAGTTGCCCTTCAGCAAGTGGATAATC TGAAATATTTTCTTCTGTCGGCTCCCGTTGACTGGCAACCGGATCAACTCATTCGACGCTTTTTGCTTCCCACAGGCGATTATGTCTCCTGTGTTTATTG GAGCGGCCTTTTCCACATTTCCGGTACTGATATTGTCCGCTGTCTTGCGTTTCGATTCCAAGCCTTTGGACGTCCGGTGAAGAACTCGAAAAAATTTGAGGAGGGCATTTTCTCAGATTTACGAAATCTCAAGGCCGGCGTAGATGCGGTTCTGGAAGATCCTAAGAGCCCGTTCCTGGACTTCTTGTACAAAAACAACTGTATTCGAACccaaaagaaacaaaaggtGTTTTACTGGTACGGCGTGCCTCACGACCGGCTATTCCTCGATGCACTGGAACGAGACTTGAAGCGCGAGAAAATGAACCAGGAGGCTACCACGGTCGCAGTCAGCGAACCGGCCATGTCTTTTGAATTCGACTCGTCCCAGTCTCTATATGAGCAATTGACCAAGTCACAACAAGTGAATCTAAACTCGTTCGCTGCCCACGCAAGTACGACATATGGCCAGCCCAACTCCCCCGTGGTTCGGACCGTTGACGCAATGCCTCCTCCGCAGATGGCTCCCCCAGCGATCCCTCTGATGCAGGAAGACCCTGGGAATCAGATGTACAGCCACCCACAGATGCCCCTTTCGAACAATCTAGTCCAGAGCATCATTAAGCGCGAGCAGGACTACGGCCCCATCCAGTACGATCGCCACGGAATGCCCATTCCCCGCCCTCATCAGCGCCATTCTTCCATGCCGACCTTCTACGAATACTCCCCTGCGCCATCCTTCGTATCTTCGCAATATGAGGACTATAGTAATCGCGGCCTGTCTTTCGAACCAGTCACCCCGCCCCAGCATTCGGTCGGACTCGGAGGGGAACCGGCTTACATCGCCAACGAAGACACCGGACTTTACACAGCGATTCCGGATATTTCAAGTGGACCCGCTTACCACCCCATGATGCAGCTGCCTCCTTCAAATTTGGCTAGTGCCCACTATCAGCCTGCGCCCCGGTCCTTTTCGGCAAACCCGTATCCCGTCATCGAGGGATCCCCGACATACAAACAGCGCAGACGTCGGTCATCTATCCCGCAAAATAGCGGTGTTGTCACACCCAGTGGCGCAACTCACGTCCAGTCAACAACTCCAGGAGTTCAGTCAGTCTCGTACGCTGCTCACCGACCAAGTGATCTGCGGCGTTCGGTTTCTAGCTCAGTCGCTCCGGTCGCAGAGGGAGATGGAGCCACCCAGGAGCTCGCTCGCACGTATCCCAGTGCGATGCTGCCACAGAAGGATCTTCTTCATGAAATGTCCCGCCATGGCACACCGCTGCAGAACCTGGATCAGACCACCGCACAACATCCAGGCTCCATGGCAATCCAATCAAACGATCTGACATCTCTACCAAGCAGCAGTGCAGAGACTGTGGTCCAAAATTCTACTGGTCGGTCTGAGCGTTCGGCGCCTGGTCCTAATCGGAGAGCCAGGAGTGCAACCATGATGGAGTTAGGGCCGTACCCAACCAAGGCCCATTCGTGCCCTATCCCGTCATGTGGTAGAACATTCAAGAGATTGGAGCACCTCAAAAG GCATGTGAGAACTCACACACAAGAGCGTCCGTACCCTTGCCCTTATTGCAGCAAAGCTTTCTCCAGGTCCGATAATCTTGCGCA ACATCGTCGGATTCATGAAGCACAGCAGGATGGTCAAACAATTATCCCAACCGACGAAGATCTGGAGAATGACGCACATGAATTCGGTTCCCCCAGAGAAGAGATGTCCCCACCGGTACCTGCTCATCCAATGATTAGTATGCCAGGCATGACGTCGATGGCAGCTCCTTTGAGCATGCCGTCCGCCCTGACTGGCATGCCTACTTCGCACATGATCGCTCCGCAACTTCTCCAACAACATATATGA
- a CDS encoding Rieske produces MWINCGKLSDFTQARYVVRLTTGKKVVLFRLPTIDSSSLKANETNDGWSYYAMEAECPHAGGPMADSSVDIEDSAYVVSCPWHAYDFNVETGESSVGIKACTFPVDVRGEFVALDFPAEDGVSVGLASVDPVTEKVKLKHPRPADKTVASPATTPAATAISASASEGQDNPGMATYLGDDATLCDWAAHILNTANPEHKIELATHLFSIFTAREASDSPMPLGRGTVAAPDQPPREKMETVDPGHMPKAGRGGTLKSRIAMLHALANIELWAIDLAIDICIRFATFQTEGTRQELPRAYFYDWLKVANDEAKHFSLLRTRLEEMGSSFGSLPVHHSLWLSATETAYDLRARISIIALVHEARGLDVNPMTIEKFRKAGDGESVATLEIIHNDEITHVTTGHRWLTWICAQEGTDPVQVFRSNVQKHFKGPIRGPFNEEARLQAGMDKRYYENSCAPSAGITAS; encoded by the coding sequence atgtGGATCAACTGCGGGAAACTCTCGGACTTCACGCAGGCGCGATACGTGGTCCGTCTGACCACAGGCAAGAAGGTGGTCTTATTCCGGCTCCCGACGATCGACAGCTCAAGCTTGAAAGCCAATGAGACCAATGACGGCTGGTCATACTACGCCATGGAGGCAGAATGCCCACATGCTGGCGGTCCAATGGCCGACTCTTCGGTTGACATTGAGGACTCGGCGTATGTCGTGTCGTGCCCGTGGCACGCATACGATTTCAACGTAGAGACCGGCGAATCGAGCGTCGGAATCAAGGCCTGCACGTTTCCTGTGGATGTGCGTGGCGAGTTCGTTGCGCTGGATTTCCCCGCCGAGGATGGGGTCAGCGTCGGGCTTGCTAGTGTCGATCCTGTCACTGAGAAAGTCAAGCTTAAGCACCCGCGACCTGCGGACAAGACCGTTGCTTCTCCTGCTACCACTCCTGCGGCTACTGCCATttctgcttctgcttctgaGGGCCAAGACAATCCCGGCATGGCGACATATCTCGGCGACGACGCGACGTTGTGTGACTGGGCCGCCCACATTCTCAATACCGCTAATCCGGAGCACAAGATCGAGTTGGCTACGCATCTTTTCTCTATTTTCACTGCTCGGGAGGCTTCTGATTCACCCATGCCGCTTGGCCGGGGCACGGTTGCTGCGCCCGACCAGCCGCCGCGCGAGAAAATGGAAACTGTTGACCCAGGCCACATGCCCAAGGCGGGACGAGGCGGGACCTTAAAGAGCCGTATCGCCATGCTCCATGCGCTAGCAAATATCGAACTGTGGGCTATCGACTTGGCTATTGATATCTGCATTCGCTTTGCGACTTTCCAAACCGAGGGGACGCGCCAGGAACTCCCGCGTGCATACTTCTACGACTGGCTGAAGGTCGCAAACGACGAGGCTAAGCACTTCTCCCTGCTCCGCACCAGACTCGAGGAGATGGGATCTAGCTTTGGTTCGCTCCCGGTACACCACAGTTTGTGGCTATCGGCAACTGAAACTGCGTACGACCTCCGAGCGAGAATCAGTATTATCGCTCTGGTGCACGAAGCACGCGGCTTGGATGTTAACCCTATGACGATTGAGAAGTTCCGCAAAGCTGGTGACGGTGAGAGTGTGGCAACTCTGGAGATTATTCACAACGACGAAATCACGCATGTCACCACTGGTCATCGGTGGCTGACGTGGATCTGTGCCCAAGAGGGAACTGATCCTGTTCAGGTCTTCCGGTCAAATGTACAGAAGCATTTCAAGGGTCCGATCCGGGGACCATTTAACGAAGAAGCGCGCTTGCAGGCTGGAATGGACAAGCGCTATTACGAGAACTCGTGTGCTCCCAGTGCGGGTATTACAGCTTCATGA
- a CDS encoding Major facilitator superfamily domain, general substrate transporter, whose product MVFARGDVSGHDEQTIDHQDPSKDIILVSWDGPQDPGNPYNWTLCEKWLLTVLAVFATFMSLINGTIFTVAHDPMNERFNISDANFPHSYWPVTSWAIGGGCSSLLVLPLMEDFGVRWVFLGTYVTFLCFLVPQAVAQNFYTLVITRFFAGSCVSILANTSGTVIGNVWDTERSRNIPVSLFIVAYLSGSSIGPVIGAAIYHALTWRWIGYIQLMWYGAFFPLYFFLFKECRGIAILGQRAEALRREGKNAYTQHEIDTQGQSILSIVGHSASRPLFLFCTESVVFVSTLWSAFTVGTLYLFTQSVEQVFTALYGWTPAQAGYVQAAVVIGELLGWVMTLFSGKIYFDSASRNKEIPGTPIPEARLYLAILGGIFGISGGMFTYAWTSYPNFPWIAPAVGLAMVGAGSVIVVTGISDYVVDAYSKYAGSCMGIIATGENTLAAFLPLATMSMYSHLGLNWASTVLAFIALALSFAPILVLVWGKDIRARSPFMKEAMIEKRRNSIDSV is encoded by the exons ATGGTGTTCGCGCGTGGCGATGTATCTGGCCATGATGAACAGACAATAG ATCATCAAGATCCAAGCAAAGATATCATATTGGTGTCCTGGGATGGACCACAAGATCCCGGAAACCCATACAACTGGACTCTGTGCGAGAAATGGCTTCTCACAGTCCTCGCCGTGTTCGCCACCTTCATGTCCCTGATTAACGGCACAATTTTCACAGTAGCCCATGACCCCATGAATGAGCGCTTTAACATCTCAGACGCCAATTTCCCTCACTCCTACTGGCCCGTCACATCATGGGCCATTGGCGGCGGCTGTTCCTCCCTGCTGGTCCTCCCGCTCATGGAGGATTTTGGTGTGCGATGGGTGTTTCTGGGCACGTACGTGACTTTCCTCTGTTTTCTCGTGCCCCAGGCCGTGGCTCAGAATTTCTACACGTTGGTCATAACGAGATTCTTTGCCGGGTCATGCGTCTCCATTCTCGCTAATACCTCTGGCACGGTGATTGGGAATGTCTGGGACACGGAGCGAAGTCGCAACATCCCTGTCAGTCTTTTCATTGTTGCTTACCTGTCGGGTAGTAGCATTGGACCTGTCATTGGAGCTGCGATCTACCATGCTCTGACGTGGAGGTGGATTGGATATATCCAGCTCATGTGGTACGGTGCCTTTTTCCCCCTGTacttcttcttgttcaagGAATGTCGTGGGATTGCAATTTTAGGACAGCGGGCTGAGGCTCTACGACGGGAAGGCAAGAATGCCTATACCCAGCATGAAATCGACACGCAAGGCCAGTCAATTTTAAGCATCGTCGGCCACAGCGCCAGCAGGCCTCTTTTCCTGTTCTGCACAGAGTCTGTGGTGTTTGTATCGACGCTATGGTCTGCCTTTACCGTCGGGACATTGTATCTGTTCACTCAATCTGTTGAGCAGGTATTTACAGCGCTGTATGGTTGGACACCAGCACAGGCTGGATACGTTCAAGCAGCTGTCGTGATCGGAGAACTCCTGGGATGGGTGATGACCTTGTTCTCAGGCAAAATTTACTTTGACTCGGCATCCCGGAACAAGGAAATCCCCGGAACACCCATTCCGGAGGCTCGGCTGTACCTCGCTATTTTGGGCGGTATATTCGGTATCTCGGGTGGTATGTTCACATACGCCTGGACGTCATATCCTAATTTTCCGTGGATCGCACCAGCCGTTGGTCTTGCCATGGTAGGGGCCGGTAGTGTCATTGTCGTGACGGGAATTTCGGACTATGTGGTCGATGCGTACAGCAAATACGCAGGCAGTTGTATGGGTATCATCGCCACCGGTGAGAACACCTTGGCAGCATTTCTTCCTCTAGCTACTATGAGTATGTACTCTCATCTTGGCCTCAATTGGGCTAGTACGGTACTAGCCTTCATTGCGTTGGCTCTATCTTTTGCCCCGATATTGGTGCTTGTTTGGGGCAAAGATATCCGAGCACGGAGTCCATTTATGAAGGAAGCCATGAtagagaagaggaggaatAGTATCGACTCTGTTTGA
- a CDS encoding RPEL repeat protein — protein MVKTDIDQNPLDPNYEKRRSSLGNMEHQQQDQSNVKDEDLMGGREVAPSSRVMCSELAHQHAVDSLNKKTGRRSSQDVDHNSFLSDLSTDRGLQAHPEQLEE, from the exons ATGGTCAAAACCGACATTGATCAGAATCCCCTAGATCCCAATTACGAAAAGCGCCGCAGCTCTCTGGGAAATATGGAGCACCAACAGCAAGACCAATCCAATGTCAAAGATGAAGATCTCATGGGAGGCAGAGAAGTTGCACC ATCGTCCCGCGTCATGTGCTCGGAGCTCGCACACCAACATGCAGTGGATAGCCTTAACAAGAAAACAGGGCGCCGGTCCTCACAGGATGTAGATCACA ATTCTTTCCTCTCTGATCTGAGTACCGACCGTGGGCTGCAGGCGCACCCCGAACAATTGGAAGAGTAG
- a CDS encoding Fatty acid desaturase — translation MDPSTYTDPQLTYQDRLVINAIVEPQPSSNDKTSAHPLNKLSTEETVQKLLSLNDPSHVEFDPTVSQFWDTPLLRAKLPAPLQKYVLTPYINWAKGIVRYQTDVVMVTHLILYFTTIVPSAAYLYYQFSYLHGALHWLMQGFYCGAFTLMKHQHIHMNGVLNSKLYLFDTAFPYLLDPMHGHTWNSYYYHHIKHHHVEGNGGGDLSSTMYYDRDSIPDFLTYVGRFIFFVWLELPMYFWRKGQFKYAVKCAFWEIGNYVAIYMLYSYVNARATTFVFILPLTVMRLGLMVGNWGQHALVDPADPDSDYLSSITLIDVPSNRFSFNDGYHTSHHLNPRRHWRDHPVAFLKQKDQYAKENALVFRNVDYIFITVNLLRKNYEHLAKCMIPIGDQVKWTMEERVAMLRRRTRKFPKPSSKMSL, via the exons ATGGATCCCTCTACATACACAGATCCCCAGCTCACCTACCAAGATCGGCTGGTGATCAACGCTATCGTTGAGCCTCAGCCCAGTTCAAATG ATAAAACAAGTGCACATCCATTGAACAAGCTGAGCACTGAAGAAACAGTCCAAAAGCTTCTCAGTCTCAACGATCCTTCTCATGTAGAGTTTGATCCCACCGTCTCCCAATTCTGGGATACCCCGTTGCTGCGGGCCAAGCTACCCGCCCCCCTCCAGAAGTACGTGCTTACGCCATACATCAACTGGGCGAAGGGCATCGTGCGATACCAGACCGACGTGGTCATGGTAACACACCTTATTCTTTACTTCACTACTATTGTTCCAAGTGCTGCATACCTGTATTACCAATTCTCTTACCTCCACGGTGCCTTGCACTGGCTTATGCAAGGGTTTTACTGCGGCGCTTTCACGCTGATGAAGCACCAGCACATCCACATGAATGGAGTTCTGAATTCTAAGTTATATCTGTTCGACACAGCTTTCCCATACCTGCTGGACCCCATGCACGGACATACGTGGAACTCTTACTATTACCATCACATCAAGCACCACCACGTTGAGGGCAACGGTGGGGGTGATCTGAGTTCAACAATGTACTACGACCGCGACAGCATCCCCGACTTCCTGACCTATGTGGGCCGATTTATCTTCTTCGTCTGGCTGGAACTCCCAATGTACTTTTGGAGAAAGGGGCAGTTCAAGTATGCAGTCAAATGCGCTTTCTGGGAGATCGGCAACTACGTTGCCATTTACATGCTCTACAGCTATGTCAATGCCCGTGCTACCACGTTTGTGTTCATTCTTCCGCTCACCGTGATGCGCTTGGGCTTAATGGTCGGAAACTGGGGCCAGCATGCTCTTGTGGATCCGGCCGACCCTGACTCGGATTACCTGTCCAGTATCACACTGATTGATGTTCCG AGTAACCGATTCTCTTTCAATGATGGCTACCACACTTCTCACCACCTAAACCCGCGCCGCCACTGGAGAGATCACCCGGTCGCTTTCCTCAAGCAGAAGGACCAATATGCCAAGGAAAATGCCCTGGTCTTCCGAAATGTCGATTACATTTTCATCACTGTGAATCTACTCCGGAAGAACTATGAACACCTGGCTAAATGTATGATCCCTATTGGTGATCAAGTCAAATGGACCATGGAAGAGCGAGTGGCGATGCTCCGTCGTCGGACGCGAAAGTTCCCGAAACCGTCTTCGAAAATGAGTCTATAA
- a CDS encoding Sucrose transporter, putative — protein sequence MGDSDYKSASGSSNESSPLMVSTRSADRRAGGSLAGADESSKNALYMFLLTLSIGGLQIVWSVELSHGSPFLLSLGMSKSLLAFVWIAGPLTGALVQPYIGIRSDNCRLAWGKRKPFMVVGGAATIVSLLALAWVKELVGGFLSIFGVESTSAGAKVVIIVMATVFMYCLDFAINTVQAAIRAFIVDNCPTHQQELSNAWASRMVGIGNIFGYIFGYMDLPKTVPFLGNTQFKVLCVLASVFLIATLATSCVYIKERDPRGDGPVTDKLGVISFFKQVVKSIQSLPTQISRVCEVQIAAWVGWFPFLYYSTTYVGQLYVNPVFADNPHLSKGEVDKAWEDATRVGTLALLIYAIISFLANMLLPLFVVPLYGPAPVTASQWDSPGSDSDDDTEQAARGLSFSSMPTGNASEPLLDAPPVAQETEGKPTWLSRLHIPGLTLPRVWLLSHLLFAACMFSTFFIYSHQAGSAFVGFVGVSWAVALWAPFALIAAEVARIDPSRRSHRYTGRSTHSEHGGEAREESSGGYASVGGSDVEHGRPKDYRDGGDVAQAGIILGLHNMAVSLPQILSSLVCSAIFKASQKQRGEPWDNSVGWVLRFGGCAALVAAWLTRRVADGSR from the exons ATGGGAGACTCGGATTACAAGTCTGCCTCTGGTTCTAGCAACGAGAGCTCGCCTCTCATGGTTTCCACTCGCTCTGCAGACAGGCGTGCTGGGGGCTCTCTTGCCGGTGCAGATGAGTCGTCTAAGAATGCGTTGTACATGTTTCTTTTGACTCTGTCTATTGGTGG ACTTCAGATTGTTTGGTCTGTCGAACTCTCCCATGGATCG CCATTCCTTCTATCCCTCGGTATGAGCAAATCGCTTCTTGCCTTTGTTTGGATCGCCGGTCCCTTGACTGGTGCGCTGGTACAACCATACATCGGTATTAGAAGCGACAACTGCCGACTCGCGTGGGGTAAGAGGAAACCGTTCATGGTCGTCGGAGGCGCTGCAACGATCGTTTCATTGCTAGCTCTGGCATGGGTGAAAGAGCTCGTGGGAGGCTTTCTGTCGATCTTCGGTGTTGAATCAACATCAGCAGGAGCCAAGGTTGTTATCATCGTCATGGCCACAGTTTTCATGTACTGCCTTGATTTTGCCATCAATACTG TACAAGCTGCAATCAGAGCATTTATTGTTGACAACTGTCCCACCCACCAACAGGAGCTGTCCAACGCCTGGGCTAGTCGCATGGTTGGCATTGGCAACATCTTCGGGTATATTTTTGGCTACATGGACCTGCCGAAGACTGTCCCCTTCTTGGGAAATACCCAGTTCAAAGTTCTGTGTGTTCTCGCCTCGGTCTTTCTGATCGCAACTCTTGCCACTAGTTGTGTCTACATCAAAGAGCGGGATCCCCGAGGAGACGGGCCTGTGACTGACAAGCTTGGCGTGATCTCATTTTTTAAACAGGTTGTCAAGTCGATTCAGAGTTTGCCAACACAGATTTCCCGCGTCTGTGAGGTGCAGATCGCAGCATGGGTGGGCTGGTTCCCGTTCCTGTACTACTCCACGACCTATGTCGGGCAGCTGTACGTCAATCCCGTTTTTGCAGATAACCCCCATCTCTCCAAGGGTGAGGTCGACAAGGCCTGGGAAGATGCTACTCGCGTTGGGACTTTGGCTCTTCTCATCTACGCTATCATCTCTTTCCTTGCCAACATGTTGCTTCCTCTTTTCGTGGTCCCCTTGTATGGACCGGCACCAGTCACTGCTTCGCAATGGGATTCTCCAGGCAGCGATTCAGATGACGATACAGAGCAAGCTGCTAGGGGACTGTCATTTTCAAGTATGCCGACGGGCAATGCATCCGAGCCTCTGCTTGATGCACCTCCAGTTGCACAAGAGACCGAAGGGAAACCGACTTGGCTTTCACGCCTGCATATCCCGGGCTTGACTCTTCCGCGAGTCTGGCTCCTCTCCCATCTCCTCTTCGCAGCGTGTATGTTTAGCACTTTCTTCATCTACTCTCACCAAGCCGGGTCGGCGTTTGTGGGCTTTGTCGGTGTCTCCTGGGCTGTAGCGCTGTGGGCCCCCTTCGCTCTTATCGCAGCGGAGGTAGCTAGGATCGATCCCTCAAGACGCAGTCATCGTTACACAGGTCGGTCCACCCATAGCGAGCATGGCGGCGAGGCTCGGGAAGAGAGTTCTGGAGGATATGCCAGCGTCGGAGGCAGTGATGTTGAGCATGGACGTCCAAAGGATTATCGTGATGGTGGAGATGTTGCACAGGCAGGAATCATTCTTGGACTGCACAATATGGCAGTCTCTCTGCCACAGATCCTGTCGAGTCTTGTTTGCAGTGCTATCTTCAAGGCATCTCAGAAGCAAAGAGGGGAGCCGTGGGATAATAGTGTAGGCTGGGTACTACGGTTTGGTGGATGTGCTGCGTTGGTGGCTGCGTGGCTGACTAGAAGGGTTGCGGATGGATCAAGATAG
- a CDS encoding Amidohydrolase 3, with product MTSVFKNGRIFMPSQDSNNENFAQSMIIENDKISHVGSLDGITIPENANVIDLENRTVIPGFIDAHVHILQYGQSLRKANLIACTTLDQIRQAIKAYAEANPSLPRILCTGWIQSSTNGIALASMLDGIDPRPIFIDSFDLHSMWCSAAALEEMGAHTAPDFPGGTIHRDEDGRASGLLDESAVISLAWPYLESVTSTEDKLSALDTAVATYSAAGYTGLVDMAMDDKIWEILNLYRRDHTIPFHIGAHWLVPFSEDQTANFKHVDRAIELHNQFNEPDFHVLGIKLICDGVVDGCTAALLQPYSGKSDPVDPIWPENMLQEVVQRADSAGLQCAIHAIGDKTIHQAINVLSRVGTPGRRHRIEHLELTTSEDAKRLGQLGITASVQPVHSDPMLFKAWPGLVGPERCKRAFAYKDFLDGGAPVAFGTDAPTAAHFPFPNLYNATTRRSALQTESDETLNAHFRLGLAEAATAATAGAAYARFADSWTGSLRRGLSADFLIVDMQWMPEKLLEARVCQTWYRGKKVFDSTSD from the coding sequence ATGACATCCGTTTTTAAGAATGGGCGCATTTTCATGCCCTCGCAAGACTCGAATAATGAGAACTTTGCCCAGAGCATGATCATCGAGAATGACAAGATCTCCCACGTCGGCTCTCTCGATGGAATAACCATTCCAGAAAACGCAAATGTCATTGACCTGGAAAATCGCACCGTCATTCCAGGTTTCATCGACGCCCATGTACACATCTTGCAGTACGGGCAATCATTGCGCAAAGCCAATCTTATCGCCTGCACCACACTTGATCAAATCCGTCAAGCTATCAAAGCTTACGCAGAAGCCAATCCATCTCTGCCACGCATATTGTGTACAGGCTGGATCCAATCATCTACCAATGGAATCGCACTAGCAAGTATGCTGGATGGTATCGACCCACGTCCCATTTTTATTGACTCCTTCGACCTCCACTCCATGTGGTGCAGCGCGGCGGCTCTTGAGGAGATGGGAGCTCATACGGCTCCCGATTTTCCCGGTGGAACCATCCACCGTGATGAAGATGGACGAGCCTCCGGCCTACTTGATGAATCTGCTGTTATAAGCCTTGCATGGCCTTATCTAGAAAGTGTGACCTCCACGGAAGACAAACTGAGTGCGTTGGACACTGCAGTTGCGACATACTCCGCGGCCGGGTATACTGGACTCGTGGATATGGCCATGGACGACAAAATCTGGGAAATTCTGAATCTCTACCGTCGCGATCATACCATCCCATTCCACATCGGCGCACACTGGCTCGTTCCCTTCTCAGAGGATCAAACCGCCAACTTCAAACACGTGGATCGAGCAATTGAGTTACACAACCAGTTCAACGAGCCCGATTTCCACGTCCTCGGAATAAAGCTCATCTGCGATGGTGTTGTCGACGGATGCACTGCCGCTCTCCTCCAACCGTACTCTGGCAAATCAGATCCCGTCGATCCAATCTGGCCAGAGAATATGCTCCAAGAAGTCGTCCAGCGCGCCGACTCAGCAGGACTGCAATGCGCAATTCATGCGATAGGCGATAAAACCATCCACCAGGCAATCAACGTGCTGTCGAGAGTCGGCACGCCAGGCCGAAGACACAGAATCGAACACCTGGAGCTGACAACCTCGGAAGATGCCAAAAGACTTGGCCAGCTGGGTATCACCGCCTCAGTCCAGCCTGTGCACTCGGATCCTATGCTTTTCAAGGCGTGGCCTGGTCTTGTGGGCCCCGAGCGCTGTAAGCGTGCCTTCGCTTATAAGGATTTCCTGGATGGGGGTGCTCCTGTTGCTTTCGGAACGGATGCCCCCACTGCGGCTCACTTCCCTTTCCCTAATCTTTACAACGCTACCACTAGGCGCTCGGCACTTCAAACCGAGTCTGATGAAACTTTAAACGCACATTTCAGGTTGGGGTTGGCTGAGGCAGCTACGGCAGCTACTGCTGGTGCGGCTTATGCGCGGTTCGCTGATTCCTGGACTGGAAGTCTGCGGAGGGGCTTAAGTGCAGATTTCTTGATTGTTGATATGCAGTGGATGCCGGAGAAGTTGCTTGAGGCGCGTGTCTGCCAGACTTGGTATCGGGGAAAGAAGGTTTTTGATTCGACCAGTGATTGA